The genomic window GGGACTCTCGGTCTGTTGCTTTGCCTAAATTAGGTTGAGTAATCGACTTAGAGTCCCTCAGTTGTGATTAATATTTATCATTTATCTCTATCTTGAACTCAAGAAATTTAAACAGCGAAATTTTCTCTAATGACAATAGATTCTCTATTTGAACAATTGAAACACCCCAACCCCAATCTGCGGGATCGAGCCATGTGGGAACTGGCTGATGTTCGTGATGAAAATACCATTCCTCGGCTGATGAGTATTTTGGATGAAGAAGATGTGACCTACCGTCGCTCTGCGGTAAAGGCACTGGGTGCCATTGGTATAGATGCTGTACCGCCACTAGTAGAGTCATTGCTGAACAGCGATAATGGGACTATTCGGGGCAGTTGTGCCAAAGCCTTAGCACAAGTCGCCGCCAACCATCCAGACGTACCCTTCCCCGATGTGGGTTTACAGGGATTAAAAACAGCGCTCAATGACCCAAATGGTGTTGTTTATATTGCATCTGTGATGGCTCTGGGTGAGATTGGTTCCCCTGCCTTTGAAATTTTAACTGAGGCTCTAAAAACAACGGATAATGTTGCGGTGGCTGTGGCAATCGTTAATGCACTCGGTTCGATGGGCGATATCCGGGGAGTGGAAGTGCTGACGGCATTGACTAATGATGAATCTGCCGATCCATATGTTCGAGAGTCAGCGGTGAGTGCCTTGCCCCGATTAGATCAGGTAATTAATTATAAGAGAGGG from Nostoc sp. UHCC 0926 includes these protein-coding regions:
- a CDS encoding HEAT repeat domain-containing protein — protein: MTIDSLFEQLKHPNPNLRDRAMWELADVRDENTIPRLMSILDEEDVTYRRSAVKALGAIGIDAVPPLVESLLNSDNGTIRGSCAKALAQVAANHPDVPFPDVGLQGLKTALNDPNGVVYIASVMALGEIGSPAFEILTEALKTTDNVAVAVAIVNALGSMGDIRGVEVLTALTNDESADPYVRESAVSALPRLDQVINYKRG